From Lentisphaera araneosa HTCC2155, the proteins below share one genomic window:
- a CDS encoding sialate O-acetylesterase, which yields MNFKKAISSIILFSSLATQADIKPVKLFQSDMVIQRDTQAPIWGKADPGESVAVKASWGAETSTMAGNDGKWSVKLKTPKAGGPHTITLKGKNEIVLKNVLSGDVWLCSGQSNMEWTVNNSMNKDQEIASANNPMIRHFKANHAMNERPADDNGAQWRICTPQNAAHFTAVGYYFAREIYKNEKVPMGILSVNWGGTRVEPWVTPEGFHMVPELKNLAMKIDAVNPKKPSGNAAYKKYIQEMKAWIAKSESALIKMEGLTAAPKRPSLGTSHQSPTYLYNAMINPIAPAALKGILWYQGESNGNEGDSYYHKKQALIKGWRKLFNQPDLPFYYVQLANFQKSNPNHALGGDGWARLRQAQLDTLQVENTGMALATDIGEAKDIHPRNKQDVGKRLAYWALAKDYGHSDLVCSGPLFKEMKVQGNKAIVSFDYVGSGLMLAKKTGLEFPSKITGNQVNWVSIKGADNQWHKAEAVIQGNAVVFTSDKVKSPKGVRYAYYMNPEGMNLYNKEGLPASPFTFEVK from the coding sequence ATGAATTTCAAGAAAGCCATAAGCAGTATAATTTTATTCAGTTCACTAGCTACGCAAGCCGATATAAAACCGGTTAAGCTCTTTCAGAGCGATATGGTTATTCAACGAGATACTCAAGCACCCATTTGGGGTAAAGCCGACCCAGGTGAATCAGTCGCTGTGAAGGCGAGTTGGGGCGCCGAAACGAGTACCATGGCAGGCAATGATGGTAAATGGTCAGTGAAGTTAAAGACTCCAAAGGCAGGCGGACCCCACACTATTACTCTCAAAGGTAAGAATGAAATCGTTCTGAAAAATGTTCTATCGGGTGACGTATGGCTTTGTTCGGGTCAGTCGAATATGGAATGGACAGTGAACAACTCAATGAATAAAGACCAAGAAATCGCCAGTGCAAATAATCCGATGATTAGACATTTCAAGGCCAACCATGCAATGAATGAGAGGCCAGCTGATGACAATGGAGCTCAATGGAGAATCTGTACACCACAGAATGCCGCTCATTTTACTGCCGTCGGGTACTATTTTGCCAGAGAGATTTACAAAAATGAGAAAGTACCCATGGGTATACTTTCGGTCAATTGGGGCGGAACAAGAGTGGAACCTTGGGTTACTCCAGAGGGATTCCATATGGTTCCTGAACTCAAAAACCTAGCCATGAAGATTGATGCGGTCAACCCTAAAAAGCCAAGTGGAAATGCAGCATATAAGAAATATATCCAAGAGATGAAAGCCTGGATTGCGAAATCTGAATCGGCGCTTATTAAAATGGAGGGATTAACAGCGGCTCCTAAACGTCCGTCTTTAGGGACCTCTCATCAGTCTCCGACTTATCTGTATAATGCGATGATCAATCCGATTGCTCCGGCAGCTCTCAAGGGGATATTGTGGTACCAAGGTGAATCCAATGGCAATGAAGGCGACTCATATTATCATAAAAAGCAAGCATTAATTAAGGGCTGGAGAAAACTTTTCAATCAGCCGGACTTACCCTTTTATTATGTTCAGCTCGCTAATTTTCAGAAATCGAACCCCAATCACGCTCTAGGAGGTGATGGCTGGGCTCGCCTTCGTCAGGCGCAACTGGATACTTTGCAAGTGGAAAATACGGGCATGGCATTGGCCACCGATATTGGTGAAGCCAAAGATATTCATCCCCGCAATAAGCAGGACGTGGGTAAGCGTTTAGCTTACTGGGCACTCGCTAAAGATTATGGCCATAGCGATTTAGTTTGCAGTGGTCCGCTGTTTAAGGAAATGAAAGTGCAAGGCAATAAAGCCATAGTCAGCTTTGATTACGTAGGCAGTGGTTTGATGCTCGCTAAAAAAACGGGACTTGAATTCCCAAGTAAAATTACTGGCAATCAAGTTAATTGGGTTTCGATAAAGGGGGCAGATAATCAGTGGCACAAAGCCGAGGCGGTGATTCAAGGCAATGCAGTGGTGTTCACGAGTGATAAAGTAAAATCACCCAAAGGTGTTCGCTATGCTTATTACATGAACCCTGAGGGTATGAACCTCTACAATAAAGAAGGTCTTCCAGCGAGTCCCTTTACTTTTGAAGTGAAGTAA
- a CDS encoding alpha/beta hydrolase — MKLISLFIFFLISLTSFADLAIDRVKFNWLNKVEKSAHGAVHHTLFSKANNAEVGFYVYLPDHYENNPQAHYPVIYSLHGGGGDESKNLGRIHILKKAMELKLIPPSIMVFPNGAKSSAYLDSHDGSLKIKTMILKEIIPYVDDKFRTIPEARARAVHGFSMGGTGSCYLAFTHPEMFSSMTNFAGSGNMRVNFDPAAKDAHTKVRYFSNKKNMLGNDAQFWKENAGYYAIEKRQDYIRKKLGVRIVFGKKDKGIKGAEQLSAFLKSLNIPHDFVLHEGGHNWGTEQNGLDTMKFHSKHFMLSDQEKALLT; from the coding sequence ATGAAACTTATTAGCCTTTTTATTTTCTTTCTTATCTCGCTCACAAGTTTTGCGGATCTCGCAATTGATCGAGTTAAATTCAATTGGCTAAATAAAGTCGAAAAATCCGCTCACGGAGCCGTGCATCACACTTTGTTTTCGAAAGCTAACAATGCTGAAGTGGGTTTTTACGTTTATCTTCCCGATCATTATGAAAACAATCCTCAGGCACATTATCCCGTGATTTATTCTCTCCATGGAGGGGGTGGTGACGAAAGCAAGAACTTAGGGCGAATTCACATACTCAAAAAGGCGATGGAACTCAAACTGATCCCACCAAGCATCATGGTATTTCCCAATGGCGCCAAATCATCGGCTTACCTGGATTCCCATGATGGAAGCCTCAAAATCAAAACCATGATTCTCAAGGAAATCATTCCCTACGTGGATGATAAATTTAGAACAATCCCCGAAGCTCGAGCAAGGGCTGTTCATGGTTTTTCCATGGGAGGCACGGGTTCATGCTATTTGGCCTTCACTCATCCGGAAATGTTTAGTTCGATGACTAATTTTGCCGGATCAGGAAATATGCGCGTCAATTTTGACCCCGCAGCAAAAGATGCCCATACAAAAGTTCGCTATTTTAGTAACAAAAAAAATATGCTTGGAAATGATGCGCAGTTTTGGAAAGAAAATGCCGGTTACTATGCCATAGAAAAGCGTCAGGATTATATTAGGAAGAAGTTAGGTGTTCGCATCGTCTTTGGTAAAAAAGACAAAGGAATAAAAGGCGCGGAGCAACTCAGTGCTTTTTTGAAATCTCTCAATATTCCCCATGATTTTGTTCTTCACGAAGGCGGTCACAATTGGGGCACAGAGCAAAATGGCCTGGATACCATGAAGTTTCATTCAAAACACTTTATGCTAAGTGATCAGGAAAAAGCCTTGTTAACATAG
- a CDS encoding type II secretion system protein, translating to MIMIKKRASFSLIEILVVVAIIGILSSLLLPVLSKTRKKAKTVLCKNNLKTMHLASALYADDNDEYFTPYVTGINVTWDDLYSDYDGRNLSQDQREKVRLQSTVSADVKKTNELYKCPSDSIERDSRFFTRSYVINRSIGGGGTSISRSDLTQATITPFHTTKIRVYNRLGEGNNSYADAFGDVILQSADNTSTLYPGLHGTWSFNYLFCDGHVETRVYSAFDVSDWDPTH from the coding sequence ATGATTATGATAAAAAAGAGAGCCAGTTTTTCATTGATCGAAATTTTAGTCGTTGTGGCGATTATAGGTATTTTGTCATCATTGCTTTTACCCGTCTTGAGCAAAACTCGTAAAAAAGCAAAGACAGTACTTTGTAAGAATAATTTAAAAACAATGCATTTAGCATCGGCTCTATATGCGGATGATAATGACGAGTACTTTACGCCTTATGTAACGGGAATAAATGTTACTTGGGATGACTTATATAGTGATTATGACGGGCGTAATTTATCGCAAGATCAAAGGGAAAAGGTAAGGTTGCAATCAACTGTTAGTGCGGATGTGAAAAAAACGAATGAATTATATAAGTGTCCCTCCGATAGTATTGAACGAGATTCACGTTTTTTTACTCGTTCTTACGTGATCAATAGAAGTATAGGTGGTGGTGGGACATCAATCAGTCGTTCCGACTTAACACAAGCGACAATAACACCATTTCACACTACAAAAATTCGCGTTTATAATCGTTTAGGAGAAGGGAATAATAGTTATGCAGATGCTTTTGGTGACGTAATTCTCCAATCTGCTGATAATACCTCAACTTTATATCCGGGTTTACACGGCACTTGGAGTTTCAACTATCTTTTTTGTGATGGTCATGTGGAAACGAGAGTTTATTCTGCTTTTGATGTTTCTGACTGGGACCCTACACATTAA
- a CDS encoding discoidin domain-containing protein produces MHNFLIFLSLLSFLCQFSLAKQDLGTKEINPLELVEQDQSHEALSSSDIFNRNILMGSLLEYTHCSSYKPGAFAWYAHDGNEKTGWLLDHQNNTGYLEVSWGLASVVDEIYLLEKSNKIISYKVNLYDGEKWLEIAAGNKLGRKKISFNPTKASALRIEITTSAKNGGIAEVEVYNSKVKTLAKYGSEALIAAMKKSNVQVFYKGSPYVFSSYGLKLIDPRKRDALYADSWSGNVLKSLQAHFKLDSQMTFKGAFKQKIKTLCESNNLDYLEHNSLVLIGKNTEVLNSVLGELEQTLSQNPYMIKNKSQIDGVIKPSLEKVGKTYEWAGLRSSHILGTNSDAWLKYSQIKSVRTWAGAPRYMNSYIRPVNKIKDSGEFEIAKTKIRSKPEENKYVSWSPFMNKYHKDLKEEFSVYEKLGIKVINETGPKDWPDTIHDDFIQWASTYAFTYYLAKNFNVAVHQYGNEPDWYFNKSTEQQVARRLTLIADAVHCAIDDVNRDYGKNLESIFTAPVLAGVSNGRSARIMMRNLYTRYDGTKSERKLFQLFNRHRYSGRPHQNDLEVAQVKEMMKDEAGEILPQIFTELNYSTGRHWARPKTTFTNDSPRVYTSIANIWGEMMEEQGVYGIFVFKLNDKDVFFRDDIGPFSNTITYSIPAEHDLDGKLKEHNQIAYGTKNFEVCRLFSKGFHGSRPLLKTTNTCSDYQYKAWTSYDEKNQRYYIWSVQNNKNETYNLEFDLSEIDVTEGALVTVETVSPIRHGEMTQLLHLGKDKKISLQQGSYSSVLLTIHQEKMKEEKIFAQHAKTILNGREVSDKSQLEVSRQKGQNNISILEFSLPKVEIKRAVLQFNAKAESSFDYDDGFIFRLYKIDPDKKIEDVLCKDVSALKNIDLKNYPIGHLTCFKDLRKLSVDATEAINESIRLKQEKIKFVLIRELYWPDESTDHIKSFVELGNELAPQMRLVFE; encoded by the coding sequence ATGCATAACTTTTTGATATTCCTGTCTCTCCTTAGTTTCTTGTGTCAATTTAGCTTAGCTAAGCAAGATCTTGGCACAAAAGAAATTAATCCTTTAGAATTAGTCGAACAGGACCAGAGTCATGAAGCTCTGAGTTCGTCAGATATTTTTAATAGAAACATATTGATGGGAAGCCTGTTAGAGTACACCCATTGCTCTTCGTATAAACCGGGAGCCTTTGCGTGGTACGCCCATGATGGGAATGAGAAAACAGGCTGGCTGCTCGACCATCAGAACAATACGGGTTATCTGGAAGTGTCTTGGGGTTTAGCGTCAGTAGTTGATGAAATTTACCTCTTAGAGAAAAGCAACAAAATCATTTCATACAAAGTCAATTTATACGATGGGGAAAAATGGCTTGAAATTGCTGCTGGGAATAAACTTGGGCGCAAAAAAATAAGTTTTAACCCTACCAAGGCGAGTGCCTTGAGGATCGAGATTACTACGAGTGCTAAGAATGGCGGCATCGCAGAAGTAGAAGTTTATAATTCAAAAGTCAAAACTTTAGCTAAATATGGTTCCGAAGCGCTGATTGCGGCCATGAAAAAATCTAATGTTCAAGTTTTCTACAAAGGGAGTCCTTATGTATTTAGTTCTTATGGCTTAAAATTAATTGATCCACGTAAACGTGATGCATTATATGCGGATTCGTGGTCAGGAAATGTTCTTAAATCACTTCAAGCTCACTTCAAGCTTGATTCTCAGATGACATTTAAGGGGGCATTTAAACAGAAAATTAAAACTTTATGTGAATCTAATAACTTAGATTATTTAGAACACAATTCATTAGTTTTGATTGGGAAAAATACTGAGGTATTAAATTCAGTCCTTGGCGAATTAGAACAGACTCTTTCTCAAAACCCCTACATGATCAAAAATAAATCTCAAATCGATGGTGTGATAAAGCCAAGTTTAGAAAAAGTCGGCAAGACCTATGAATGGGCAGGGCTTCGTTCTTCACATATTTTGGGCACTAACTCAGATGCTTGGTTAAAGTATTCACAAATAAAATCTGTTCGTACTTGGGCAGGTGCGCCTAGGTATATGAATAGCTATATTAGGCCCGTGAATAAGATCAAGGATTCAGGTGAGTTTGAAATAGCGAAAACAAAAATACGCTCAAAACCCGAAGAGAATAAATATGTTTCTTGGAGCCCATTTATGAATAAATATCATAAAGATCTAAAAGAAGAATTCTCTGTGTATGAGAAATTGGGCATTAAGGTCATTAATGAAACAGGGCCCAAAGATTGGCCGGACACAATACATGATGATTTTATTCAATGGGCGTCGACTTATGCTTTTACTTATTATTTGGCGAAAAATTTTAATGTGGCCGTACATCAATACGGGAATGAGCCTGATTGGTACTTTAATAAATCCACTGAGCAACAAGTAGCGAGACGGTTAACTCTTATTGCCGATGCAGTTCATTGTGCCATTGATGATGTAAATCGCGATTATGGCAAAAATTTAGAGTCGATTTTCACTGCACCCGTTTTGGCTGGTGTTTCTAATGGTCGATCAGCTCGAATCATGATGCGAAACCTCTACACTCGCTACGATGGCACCAAAAGTGAAAGAAAGCTCTTTCAGTTATTTAATCGCCATCGCTATAGTGGACGCCCCCATCAAAATGATTTAGAAGTCGCACAAGTTAAAGAAATGATGAAAGACGAAGCGGGGGAAATTCTACCTCAGATCTTCACTGAACTCAATTATTCAACAGGCCGTCATTGGGCGCGACCAAAAACGACTTTCACCAATGATTCACCTCGTGTTTATACTTCCATCGCAAATATCTGGGGAGAGATGATGGAAGAGCAGGGTGTGTACGGGATTTTTGTTTTTAAATTAAATGATAAGGATGTGTTTTTTCGAGATGATATCGGCCCTTTTTCCAACACGATTACATACTCTATCCCAGCTGAGCATGATCTAGATGGCAAGCTTAAGGAGCATAATCAAATTGCGTATGGGACGAAGAACTTTGAAGTTTGTCGTTTGTTCTCAAAAGGCTTTCATGGCAGTCGACCACTTTTAAAAACAACAAATACTTGTTCCGATTATCAATACAAAGCTTGGACAAGTTATGATGAGAAAAACCAGCGCTATTACATTTGGTCAGTACAAAATAACAAAAATGAAACTTATAATTTAGAATTTGATTTAAGTGAAATTGATGTCACAGAAGGAGCCTTAGTGACAGTCGAGACAGTCAGCCCAATAAGACATGGAGAAATGACGCAATTGCTTCATTTAGGCAAGGATAAAAAAATATCTTTGCAGCAGGGATCTTACAGTTCAGTCCTTTTGACTATTCATCAAGAAAAAATGAAGGAGGAAAAGATTTTTGCGCAACACGCAAAAACGATTTTGAATGGAAGAGAAGTTAGCGATAAATCACAACTTGAGGTCTCTCGACAAAAAGGGCAAAATAATATTTCTATCCTGGAGTTTTCTTTGCCTAAAGTCGAGATTAAAAGAGCTGTACTGCAATTTAATGCTAAGGCAGAAAGTTCTTTTGACTACGACGATGGTTTTATTTTTCGCCTCTATAAAATAGATCCTGACAAAAAAATCGAGGATGTGTTATGCAAAGATGTTTCCGCACTAAAAAATATCGACCTAAAGAATTATCCGATCGGGCATTTGACTTGTTTTAAAGATCTCAGGAAATTAAGTGTTGATGCTACCGAGGCGATAAATGAATCTATTCGTCTGAAGCAAGAAAAAATAAAGTTTGTTCTGATCAGAGAATTATATTGGCCGGATGAATCTACGGATCATATAAAATCTTTTGTTGAATTGGGGAATGAACTCGCACCACAAATGCGCTTAGTCTTTGAATGA